The nucleotide sequence GTTCTAAACCATTTCATCATTAGTTTGTGTTCGTAAATACTGTAAACTggctatgttttttttatctttgatcAAACAGAGTTCTCTGTTCTCTTAAGCTTGAGTGAACATACGTAAGATGGTAAAAGATATGAGACTCACCCTTTATAATGAGTTTTAGTTTGAAATTTAATTAGGCAGACAGTAGCCCATTTGAAAAGGAGAAAAGACTGGTACGTTTTAGTCTCATTGTCACATTTTAATTAGGCAGACAGTAGCCCATCTTAAACTTAGTTTGGTCACATTTTTCATTTCTTTCAAGGGACTCTTCTTTCAATGCAATATACTTTTACCACTTTTTCGTTTATTTTCACTTCAATGTGGTGACGTTAGGAAAGCTAGGATCTTGTTTGATAAGAAGGAGGTAAAGAGTGTGGTGACATGGAACAGTATGATCTCTGGATACGCAGAGGATTCAGCTGCGTATGTGTTGTTGTCTAATATGTTTGCAGAGTCAGgagattggcaagagagagctaaAGTAAGGAAGCTGATGGAGGAGAGGAAGGTGAAGAAAGAAGCTGGCTATAGTTGGATGGAGGTGAAGAACAAGACTTATGTGTTCTTGGCGGGTGATCGGTCTCATCCTCTCTGCTAAAGTGGAGCTGCAAGTGAGTTCAATGTTTCTTACGTTGTCCTTATATGCTATGTTCTGTCTCAGAAAAGTAACGCTTCCATTTTTTAGTTCTCTATGTACTTTTTTTTATAGTATTAATCTGGTTCTGGTGTGAGTTACTTAATATCTAATCTGTTATTTTTTCAGTTGAACCATGAAGAGAAACTACTTCGTCTACATTTTCAAGACTGGTCAGGTATATATCATTTCTCTTCCTTTTGATCTTCTTTCTCTGCTAATAGTCTTCCTGATCGTTCTATCTTTT is from Brassica napus cultivar Da-Ae chromosome A4, Da-Ae, whole genome shotgun sequence and encodes:
- the LOC125608422 gene encoding pentatricopeptide repeat-containing protein At4g33170-like; protein product: MISGYAEDSAAYVLLSNMFAESGDWQERAKVRKLMEERKVKKEAGYSWMEVKNKTYVFLAGDRKLNHEEKLLRLHFQDCLPDRSIFLPVVYMLLFIGHMSGCCHSARLRTNAAGLAWSESFVQLP